Below is a genomic region from Anoxybacillus flavithermus.
ATGAGTAACAAATAATTTGCAAAAAACAAATATTTGTAGCTATATAGTAGAAGTCTCATTTTTTTGAAATTCCATCTCATCTTACGGACTTGCTTTATAAATTGAATTTTTAGCTGATCCTCTAAGCCTTGTGATTCTTCGATCGAAGTACTAAAGCTATGCTCATACAATAGAGTAATTGGTTGATGGTATTTCATATATTGCTCATTTTTTTGAGCATAATAGTGTAGCAATGTTAAATATGCTTTGCGAAGCTCGTCACTTTCGTAACAAATTGGATGATTACGATAAGAAAATGAACAAATAAACTTGTAATAATCAAGACTATCTATATTTCGATTAAAAGACTTACTATTTTCAATCACTATCCCATTATCCCTCTTTCTATACAGCCATTCATGAAATAAAAGTGATTATTAATTCTAAGTTTGAGTATAATTCCCCAACATCTCCTCAATCGTCTTTCTCATCTCTTCACGAAATTCTTTTGGCTTCATCACCTCCAAAAATTGTGCTTGGCTTAATAGCCACATTTTAATGCCACGACCGTACACTTCCGCCTCGATGATGGACGCTTGTCCATCTTTTCCGATTACTTTTGCTGTTGGCAAGCGATCTAAAATCGCTTGTAACGAAGGACCCCAATAACGAAAGACAATTTTCATCAGTTCGCCTGCATGCATAAATTGGATGCGTTTGCGAAACTCTCCTTCTTCAAACCTCGTCGCATAGTCCAATTTAAAACGTTCATCAGTCACTTCATAGCGAACAATTCGATCTATGCGATAAATGGTCGGAAAATTAAACTCATAGTCTGTTAAAAAAGCAATGAGATAAAAATAATACTCAGAAAAAACAATGCCTACAGGTTTTAGTTTTCTTATAACCGTCTCGTCACTCCCCTCCTTTTTATACTTGACAACAACCATCTTCTTCGTGTAAACCGCTTCGCTTAAATCCCAGATAGAGCGGATGAGCGGTTTGCGATGATACAAAGATACGTAATGAAAACGTTCGTTTTTGATCATGTTTTCAATAAACGAACGCGATTTTGTGTCAGCTAATGAAATGAACTTGTCAAGCAGTTCGTCCATCTCTTCTCTCTTGAGCGCACGACTTTCAAGCAATATTTTCGACAGGATGAGAATATCTTCATTCGTTAGACATCTTTGTTTTGTTTCCTTCTCTCGCCAAACATATCCCTTTTTTTGACGATCATATTCGATTGTCACTAAATCATAAAACGTGTCCGTAATATATGTTCGCAAATCATCGATGTCTCTTTGAATCGTTTTTTCATCTACACTAAAGCGGTCCGCTTCTTGCTTTTTTAAAATCACCTCACCTTTACGTAAGCGATCGTAAATATACAAAATTCTCCAAAACTTCGAATGCTGCTCAATCACACTTTTCACTCCATGAATAAATTACTATATAAATCACCTGTTTTTTGGTTCATCCTCACAACATGTACTTGACAGGGGTATCCTTCCCTGAACAAGTATATGCAAAAATATTAGTTTGCTGGTTTTCCCTTGAAAACATAAGTGAGGCATATTATGAAAAAATTAAGTACAACTTTTGGTGAAGAGCCTGTTTTTTTTCAAAAAATTACTTTATCACCTTTTATAAGAATATATTACTATTTTACATGGACAATATATGTACTTAAAGAAAAAAATTCAAAAAAATTTTTTGTTATATTTTCCTTTCGATCCTGCTTCTTTTCGTCGAATGATGTAATGGGAGCGGAAAAAAGAAGGTGAAGATGATGGAGCAGTTGTTGCAACGTATCTTTGATGAGCTGGCATTTTTGCGTGCGAATATGGCAACGAAAGAAGACGTCGCTATGTTGGCATTAGAAAGCCGCGTCAGCCATATTGAACAGACGATGTTGCGCTTGTGCCAGCGATTCGAGAAATGGTTGGACAATTAATCGAACGAATGACGGTTGTTGAGTTGCATGTTCAAGAAATGCCAATGATGAAACAACAAATCGAACAGTTGTCGCAACAAATGGAAGAAGGATTTGAAAAAATGGCCCATCAAGAAACGATTCTACAAGCATTATCACTCCGTTCGATTCAACAAACAAACAATATCCACTATTTGAAAACAAGCGCGTTTTCCACGAAATAAGTATAATATCAAAAAGGGTGTCGCTCATCGAACACCCTTTTTTATGCTTCTAATTGCTCCCGCCAATGATGTAGTGTTGCTCGCTCTTTTTCGGTGATGATACTAAGCTCTGTTGCTGTTTCGATGAGCGTATCGTAATCGGTGACGGTGTAGTATGGGACTTGTTCTTGCTGAAATGCTCGTTTGCCTTTTTGTAATCCGTATGTAAAAATGGCAACGACGCCAAGCACATGGCATCCTGCTTCGCGTAAAGCGCGCACCGCATTTAGCGAGCTGCCACCTGTTGAAATTAAATCTTCTACGACGACAACGCGTTGCCCTCGTTCGACTTTCCCTTCAATTTGTTTTCCTTTTCCATGTCCTTTTGCTTGACTGCGCACATAACACATCGGTACATCGAGTCGTTCGCTCACCCATGCCGCATGGGGAATGCCTGCGGTGGCCGTGCCAGCGATAACTTCCACATTCGGAAAATGCGTACGAATAAGCGAAGTGAGTTCATCGGCAATCCTTTTTCTCACCGCTGGATACGCTAGCGTTAGCCGATTGTCGCAATAAATAGGAGCTTGTATGCCGGAAGACCACGTAAACGGTTCGTTTGGGCTTAACGATACTGCACCGATCGAAAGCAATTGTTTTGCGATTTCTCTTTTCATTATTGTCCACCATCCCATTCTCGTTTTAACCGCTCATATGCTGCATATGGATCATGTGCTTTTGTAATGCTTCGTCCGATGACGATATAATTTGTTCCAAGCTGTTTGGCTTCATGCGGTGTCACGACGCGAACTTGGTCGTTTTTGTCATCGTTCGCAAAGCGAATCCCAGGAGTAACTGTCAAAAACTGTTCCCCGCATCGTTCGCGAATGAGCGGTACTTCTTTCGCCGAGCAGACGACACCATCAAGTCCACTTGTTTTGGCAAGCTCCGCATAATGAAGCACGATTTCTTCCATCGTTCGCTCCATGCAAAGCTCATCACGAAGCATTTGTTCACTTGTACTTGTCAGCTGCGTTACCGCAATGCACCGGGGACGGTTCATCCCGTGCGGTGTTCCTTCTTCTAATCCTTCGATCGCTGCGCGCATCATCGCGCTTCCTCCTGATGCATGAACGTTCACTAAATCAACGCCTAATTTCGCCAATCCTTTCATTGCTCGTTTTACTGTATGCGGAATATCATGAAGCTTTAAATCTAAAAAAATATCATGTCCGCGCTGCTTTAATTCGTCGATGATCGCTGGACCTTCTTGAAAATATAGCTCCATGCCGACTTTAACAAACAACGATGTACGAGAAAACGGTCGTAAAAACTCATTCACTTCCTGTTTCGATGCAAAATCAAGCGCCACAATAAACGGTTTGTCCATTGTTCCAACTCCTTCCCGTACATTCGGAAATATGGTCAAAGCCAAGCTCATCAAGCAATGCCGGCAGTTCGGCAATAATGTTCGGACAAACGTACGGGTCGATAAAATTCGCTGTTCCAATCGCCACCGCGCTTGCACCGGCATAGAAAAACTCGATGACATCTTCGGCGCTTTGAATGCCGCCCATGCCAATAATCGGAAGCGATACCGCTTGGCTTACTTCATAAATCATTCGAATGGCAATCGGTTTAATGGCTGGACCAGATAATCCGCCTGTTCCGTTCGCTAAAATCGGCTTCCCTGTTTTGACGTCGATGCGCATGCCAACTAACGTATTAATCATCGTCAATCCGTCCGCGCCTGCTTGTTCAATCGCTTTCGCCATCGCGACGATATTCGTGACATTCGGTGATAGTTTCACATAAACAGGCACGTCCGACACTTCTTTTACCGCCCGCGTCAGCTCCGCAGCGACTTCTGGGACCGTTCCGAATGCGATGCCCCCCTTTTTCACGTTTGGGCATGAAATGTTTAACTCGAGCGCATGAACGTTTGGCGCTTTTGATATGCGTTTGGCGACTTCTACATATTCTTCTACAGTCGAGCCGGCCACGTTGGCGATAATCGGTACGTCGTATTGCGCTAACCACGGCAATTCTTCAGCAAGCACATAATCAACGCCAGGATTTTGCAACCCGATTGCATTTAACATGCCGCTTGGCGTCTCCGCAACCCTTGGCGTTGGATTGCCAAAGCGCGCCTCAAGCGTCGTCGCTTTAATCATCATTGCTCCGAGAACGCTTAAATCGTAAAATTTCGCGTATTCCCGTCCAAATCCGAAACAACCTGAAGCAGGCATAATCGGATTTTTTAATGAAAGTCCTGGCAATTCGACTGCTAATCGGTTCATAATACGACCTCCCCCGCTCGAAATACAGGTCCATCGCTACATACTTTTTTATATGCCGTTTCGCTGTTTGGCACGTGGCATACGCATGCAAAACAAGCGCCGACGCCGCAACCCATTCGTTCTTCTAATGACAAATATAGCTCTTTATGCGGAAATTGTTGTTGTAATGCTTTTAACATCGGCTTTGGTCCGCACGCGTATAACACATGAAACGGAAGGGCGTGACGTTCAATGACGTCGGTAACAAATCCTTTCATGCCGTACGAACCATCTGCCGTTGCAACGTACGTCTTACCGAACGAAGCAAATTGTTGCTCGTAAAAGACGACATCTTTCGTTTGAAAACCGAGCACGACTGTGACACATACACCGTTTTTCACTAGTTGCTTTGCTAATTCATAGAGTGGCGGCACCCCGATACCACCACCGACAAGAAGGGCATGTTGCCCGCTTGAAAGAGCGGAAAGCGGAAAGCCGTTTCCGAGCGGACCGAGCACATCGAGCGACTCCCCAGGCTGTTTTTGCGAAAGGAGCA
It encodes:
- a CDS encoding WYL domain-containing protein, yielding MIEQHSKFWRILYIYDRLRKGEVILKKQEADRFSVDEKTIQRDIDDLRTYITDTFYDLVTIEYDRQKKGYVWREKETKQRCLTNEDILILSKILLESRALKREEMDELLDKFISLADTKSRSFIENMIKNERFHYVSLYHRKPLIRSIWDLSEAVYTKKMVVVKYKKEGSDETVIRKLKPVGIVFSEYYFYLIAFLTDYEFNFPTIYRIDRIVRYEVTDERFKLDYATRFEEGEFRKRIQFMHAGELMKIVFRYWGPSLQAILDRLPTAKVIGKDGQASIIEAEVYGRGIKMWLLSQAQFLEVMKPKEFREEMRKTIEEMLGNYTQT
- a CDS encoding orotate phosphoribosyltransferase; this encodes MKREIAKQLLSIGAVSLSPNEPFTWSSGIQAPIYCDNRLTLAYPAVRKRIADELTSLIRTHFPNVEVIAGTATAGIPHAAWVSERLDVPMCYVRSQAKGHGKGKQIEGKVERGQRVVVVEDLISTGGSSLNAVRALREAGCHVLGVVAIFTYGLQKGKRAFQQEQVPYYTVTDYDTLIETATELSIITEKERATLHHWREQLEA
- a CDS encoding orotidine 5'-phosphate decarboxylase — translated: MDKPFIVALDFASKQEVNEFLRPFSRTSLFVKVGMELYFQEGPAIIDELKQRGHDIFLDLKLHDIPHTVKRAMKGLAKLGVDLVNVHASGGSAMMRAAIEGLEEGTPHGMNRPRCIAVTQLTSTSEQMLRDELCMERTMEEIVLHYAELAKTSGLDGVVCSAKEVPLIRERCGEQFLTVTPGIRFANDDKNDQVRVVTPHEAKQLGTNYIVIGRSITKAHDPYAAYERLKREWDGGQ
- a CDS encoding dihydroorotate dehydrogenase codes for the protein MNRLAVELPGLSLKNPIMPASGCFGFGREYAKFYDLSVLGAMMIKATTLEARFGNPTPRVAETPSGMLNAIGLQNPGVDYVLAEELPWLAQYDVPIIANVAGSTVEEYVEVAKRISKAPNVHALELNISCPNVKKGGIAFGTVPEVAAELTRAVKEVSDVPVYVKLSPNVTNIVAMAKAIEQAGADGLTMINTLVGMRIDVKTGKPILANGTGGLSGPAIKPIAIRMIYEVSQAVSLPIIGMGGIQSAEDVIEFFYAGASAVAIGTANFIDPYVCPNIIAELPALLDELGFDHISECTGRSWNNGQTVYCGA
- a CDS encoding dihydroorotate dehydrogenase electron transfer subunit — its product is MRENMIIVSNHQIAKGIYELTLSGSLVQRMHTPGQFVHVKVGHREPLLRRPLSLCDINEEASECTIIYRAEGAGTMLLSQKQPGESLDVLGPLGNGFPLSALSSGQHALLVGGGIGVPPLYELAKQLVKNGVCVTVVLGFQTKDVVFYEQQFASFGKTYVATADGSYGMKGFVTDVIERHALPFHVLYACGPKPMLKALQQQFPHKELYLSLEERMGCGVGACFACVCHVPNSETAYKKVCSDGPVFRAGEVVL